CTTTCCGCTTTCACATGGCTGCTTGTTAGCCACCCAACCACTATGCCGTCAACGTTCCTTTCGTAGACGGCACCTCGCCCCGCCGGGGGTCCAGCATCGTCGCCTGGTCTAGCGCCCGGCCCAGCGCCTTG
The genomic region above belongs to Chloroflexota bacterium and contains:
- a CDS encoding imidazoleglycerol-phosphate dehydratase; translation: KALGRALDQATMLDPRRGEVPSTKGTLTA